The genome window AGCCGATTTAAACCGGCATTGAAATGTCAATGGCTTCTGCCTCATCAGCCAGCTCTCTCGGCTAGCTGGAAGTGAGACAAGGATGAACTCTGGAGCTCCGTGGTACGGTATTTATCCTCACCTACTACAGTGTGACACAAACGCAAAATAGCTAAACCAACCAACGCAATTTCTGCTCATCTTGTAACTAATTTGCCTGTCTTCTACTCGTTCTCCTCTAGCCCTCTGAGGAGATGTACACAGCAGCCTGTGCAAACAGGTACACGACTGGGTTTCCTGCTTCCCTGTTGGGACCAGACGTCTCCACGCCGGTGGCAATCAGCAAGGAACAACCTGCCGCAACAGACTGTCCCAGGCTGGAATCggtacaaaagaaaaagtaagtatATTGCAGGATTCAGTGACAACCTCTGCTGGTTGCTGAGCCTACCAAAACCATTGCTCAAGAAATACAAATGCCAACTTAAGGACACAAGAGCAATCCACGATTTCAATTTATTTTCGTTttggcaggagagagaaaatgtaagGAACAGAAAGCACTGCAGTAGCTGAGAACCTATCATAGCCCAGcaatattctcattttacagtGTTAGCACATCTTGACTTCACAATTCAACAGACCAATGGCCCATAGCGGAGGAAGCTAGATCCCACAAAAACAAGTAAAACGAAATGCCGTCTACACTTTCCCCCATAGCTGGTGCAGaggtgtggggaaaaaaacaaaccaaacaaataaataaataagtaaaaaggTTGCAGATCAAAGATGAGCGTACATCTTCTCACAAAGATCTAATCGTTTTTCTCAGCTTAACCAAGAGTCCGAGATCAACATGCTGAGCTCCACCACGAGTTAGCCAGGCTCAACAATTTACAGCTTTATCCTCTGCATCTTGCTTCCCCCACacccaaaggaaaaaggaaaaaaaaatataatcccAAACAAAGGCATGTTGGGCCAGACCAAAAATAGTTTTGGAGAAGCAGGCTGAAAAACACTCAGGTAGCAGGAGATAACATCTGCCTGAAACAAGAGCCATCTGGCACCAAGGAAAAAGCCACATGGAAGTTTATCCGCAACTAGTCAGCTacccagagaaggaaaaacccCTCCCCTTTCGAGTTATCAGCACAGCCAAACCAGAAATGAaccaacagaagaaacagaaaagcttcaCACCAGTGCTCTACTGGAGCCTGAGCCCTTCAGCATCAGTGTGAGAAACCCAGGAGGATGCTAGATTCATCCTGTCCACACAGGAGGAAAACCAGAGGCTCTGACAGATTAACCCAGGAAGCCCCAGGAATTCTGCCTTTAGCTAAGCTTTccaattttcttctgcaatttgGAGAAAACCAAAGGCTGCAGAAACATCTCCAAAGTCTTCTCAAGTACCTGACAAGTTTTGGcataatatatattaaattgACTACTTTCAACTGGTTCCATTTTTTAACAGACGTTCTTTCTTCACACGTGATCCATTCCACCGACTTTTCATTAAAACCATCCACACATTTGATTTATCAAAAACCCTTTCTTGAATAGATGAAGTATTTTGAAGCAGAATGCTTTAGCTATGGAAGAAGCAAtgaaatatctatttttaataaaagaaagccTACATTGATAAAACATGTAACTTCTCAGGCAagaaagaaattccattttaagAGTTTCAGTGATGCCTGCTGCCAGTTGTGCCTTTGTTGTTCTAGACCGCCTAAGACATCTCTCTCCACACCTTCCCACAAGCCAGAATCATGGGGGGGCTGCGAGCCTGCCCCCGGCACGGCTTCCCCAGCCTCCGCTGCTTTGGCCAgagcaaagccagcagcagctcagctatGACAGAGGAGAGCCAAAATGCTCAAAGCTGGTGACAGGGAAACTGCAAGGGACAGCACGATCCTGTTTACGGGATTCAGAGACCGAGAAATAGGAGACTCAGTTTTAACTCTGAGGTCCACGACTTTTCATCTTTTGTGATCACAGAGTATATTTAGCTCTGGTATGTAGCTTGCTCCCATCTGTGGGGAACAAGTTCTTCATATAAGTCATATTTAGAAGTGACCCAGTGTCCTTGCTACCAAATTATCAGCACAACTGTCTAGTTCCCTCGCTGGTGTCCTCAGCTCAGAGGCAGGCCAGTCAGAGCTGCATTTATCATTTGAATTACTGGGCATGTGTTTAATAACTACAGAGTTAGGGACCAGCATGCCAACAGCTGCGCAAAGGAAAGATGAGATCAAGTACAAGCTGGACTGCTCTGAAAATTCAGACACGTGCATGAGTCTGCCACATCGGGACGACGTGGCACCAGCCAGATCAGAATAGGAGAATCTTGTATCTGCCactccccagctcctgcagcaaggGGAAAGGACTTGGGTCTCTGCTGCTAAGGAGGTTGCTCTCGTGCTGGCGAGGATGAAGAGCAAATCCACCAAAGGCAACGGAATCACGCAGAGAAGACAGTGTGCACAACTCGAGCCATGTGCTGGAAAGACAAAGCTAGAGCCAGCTCAGCCTGGCTCTCCATCACACGCAGGCACGCTGTGCCCCGACTGCGCTGGAAGGGCACGTGGCACCCTTCAACCAGAGCCTGTCCCCTGCAAAAGGTCCACTGCTGCCTTGAGCTCGGCACACCATTTGCGTAGTAGCCAAGTGCAAGGTCAGTACATCAGACCACGCTCTCCTTTTGTATTGTTCTACAGGCCTACGCTAGATGCAGGACACGAGCAAATTGtgcccaaaaccaaaacaaattgTATACCAAGCCCTCGGGTCCGATACCAGCATTTGCTACCTTGAAGCAGATGTTCAAGAAAATTTGCAAAGCCATCTGATCTCCTTATAAATACATGTCTAccctgaaaaaaaaggcaaaaaaaaaaaaaaaaaggagctctTTCTGACTGGCAAGCATTTGGTCTGAATAGCAGTAACCATGCCCGAGAACTAGCAGCTGAAGCCATTTGGAAAATGGATTTGAATGTTTTTTAGGaaatcctccccccccccccaaagcatTCATGTTATTGGCACACGATAAACAACAGGTGCCGGGTGCGCCCTCCCCACGGGAGCTGCTTGTGACCGGCAGAGCAGGCTGGGGTCCCGCAGCGGGCCAGCTTTTCGGTAAATGGTGCAATAGGAACTCGGAGCACGGGGGATGCCAGCTGACAGAGGCCGAGCAGAGCAAGGCCAGCATGCGCCGGTTTACAAGCATAACCACAGAGAAGATGaaagtttgtttccttttatttttaacccaaTAGAGAAGTTTTAAGGATAAACAGCTGCAAGGGAGGGTAGGCTGACACAAAGAGGGACTTTCTTCACTTCCTAACTGCAGCGGCATCAATGCATGAAATTTCAAACTCAGAGAGATTTAACTCTTTCCGATGCTGCCCGAGACCAAACGCGGGCCAGAGTCAGGGGGCAACCAAAATAAGCAACTGCACGAGGACGGGCAGCGGGGTCTCTGGAGCGACGACATCCGATGTGCAGACACGGAAAGAGCTAGATCCTGCTGCAAGAGACAGCTATATGTTTCCAAGAGCTCAGCCACTTACTCAGTCGCTGGTAGATCTCCCACACAGATAGCTCCTTCGCTGAGGCACAGCCACAGGAACGCATCTGCCATACGCTGCTCGCGTCCAGAGCAGCAAGCACGGCTGCGAAGAGGAGAACTGGGGAATCCCTGTTCCCTGCACAGGCTCAAGCCTGTCTCAAGCACCGGAGTCAAGCAAGCAGAGGAGAGGACCGAGAGAGGGGCACCAAGCAGCTTCGCCATGTCACCACGTACTCCTGGTCAAGCGGTCTACGCGGCTGCTCCGAGCAGCTTCCAAAAAGTTTCAGGTGTTtctcaaaatacttaaaagggACACTGCTGCAGTAAGAGACGGCTCCATTTGGAGAGAGAGGGTCTCCCCCTTCTCTGATCGCGTAAGCGCAGCTCCGTGCCGGCCGGTAGCTGCAGGGACACGCTGGCATTGCCAGCTGCCTCCAAGCAAAGTGCAGTCTGTAAGCTCCGGATAAATCTCCCAGGCCTACTGCTGCTTCCCTAAACTCAGAAGCCAGATCTCGAGTCACCCCGACACAGACGCATCCTTTGCCTTGCATTACTGTTCAGATCTCCGGTTACGACAATCCAGAGACTACTTTTCAAAACAGGATTTACTATCGACTCCGTGCTGTCTGCTGTGCGAGTGCCTCCCCTGCCAggacagcaggaggaaggagagaggctcTTCAtggtttctctttctgttccgCATACCCCAGGCAATAGTTACAGCTGCCATTtgggtgcctggggctggggggcggGAAGCCTTCAGTTTATAAATAATCCTTACTGATGTTTGGGTAATTTTCATAGTTTCCATTCATTTCAGGTTTCACCAAAACCTGCACTTTGTGGCTTGATAGCTGGAACATGACTGGCTGGCTTTCTCTTATTTAACTGCCTAGCAGTTAATGGGCCGttcattcatttcttccttGCCAAGTCCAGCTCGCACACCTAGTACCCCGTGTCCCTTAACAATCGTCTTTTGGAAACCGCATGCCAACCCCCGGGCACAAACACTTTGCAGAGACAGGAACTGCAGAAGGGAGAACCGGGCAGCGTCGTACACCGTGGGCAAAGCAGACGAGGCACTGAGCTTCGTTTGGGGAAGGTCAGGATCCGCTCCACGTGGCGCAGAGCAAATGGACAACAGCAATTCGATGAAGCTTCCAAAGACAGACAGACCCTGATAAACTCCTCATCTATCCTCAAATCCCACCGAAGGCCAAGGAAATTGTGGGTTCAAGGGAATGCAAGAGTAGAGCCTGGCAGGCTCTTTAATTTTGTTGGGTCTGCTGACAAGACAAAGAGGGAACCAGCAGCCAAGCTCCGTTGCTTGACGGACCACCTGATGCTTTGCTCAGAAGCCACAGAGCAGCCCCAGATGTGGTGCTCAGGTAAACGGCTCCACATTTTGCCAAACCCACATTTTCAGTGATTCTGCTGCAGCAATGACTGAACGCAACGAAATTCTTGTTTACTGATGCTTGCAAATAATGATATATAATCCTCTTCCTCCAACCCCCTAGTCTGCTGGTTCCTGTCTCTTGGCAACTGATAAATAATTTATAGTCCTCTCTGCTGCGTGTGCTAACTGCAGCTCTGACGGTTTAATGATGAAACCAATGCCTAAGAACTGGAACAGTAACTGTCTAGATCACAAGGAACACGCAGTTAGTTGATCCCACACTCCTCTGCATGTGAAACTAAAAGCAAACcgttcaaaaagaaaaactacgttttccagagctgcagggctgcGGCTGCTGGGTAGGAACAGCACCCACAGGAACAGCAGATTATCTGCAAGAGGAACAGGCGTGCGCCGGCACCCCTGCCAACACAAGAAGTTTAACGTGCTTCAccattttgctcttttctgttaGCGTGCGTGGAAAAACTCATCAAGAGGCTGGTTTTATTGTCAACTTCTCTTGTGCGCTCCTGTGCAATTTGGAAAGCCTCTGGGGTTCACATCTCGAAGGTACCGCTGCTGCCTAACACTGGGGGCTAAGAAAGCTATTGTAGCTCCCATGCAAAGAGAGCGATTACAAAGCAGCATCTTGTCTACGTAGACTACTGTGGCTcttgcaccaaaaaaaaaaaaaaaaaaaaaaaaaagagactctTCATTTCATGACAGATGTTCTTTGAGTCTTTCCAACAGAGCCGTAACCACTTATGAAAACTGGCATGTTTGAACTGTACACAACACCCATGCACTGGGTGTGCACTATTGTGGCAACACAGTCTCCTACATCCATAAACTCATTGGAATGAGATTACCCAGGCAGTTGGCAACTGCAGCCATGAGGGCAGAGGAGCGAAAGTTTCTTTTGTTGTTAGCAGatcccttttttcttaaaaaaaaaaaaaaaagcaaaccaaaacaaaaaaaaccagcaaaaccaaaaaactcccaccccaaaaaaacacaagcagagagcaggaaagGGATGAAGTCTTTCTGTTGACAAAGGCCAAAATCCCATCTATTTATATTACAGTCacacaaaaaccacaacagagcAGTGctcaaaagctttaaaaaatgcaccTACTTTCTTAATGCtcttagaaaataataataaaaaacccctatcAATATTCACTTTCTGAAATGGCGTAAAAAAAGAACTGCATCAATCATTAAACAGTTAAATGAAGGCAGTATGACAGTCACTATTGTTCTCGTGAAGCACACTTGTCTTTTGCCGAGCAGCTGCCAGATCCTATTAGATGTATAAAAAGAGGACTTTTCTGACCGAGTAGGGATGGTATAAGCTATTGAAAACAGCAGACAAAAGCCCACTTTTGCAGACTATTCAAGCCTTGTATAACATCTGTCCAAAATCAATTTTTGACCTAATGTTACTTTCATTAAGTAACAGACTTTGTTTCCAATGCAATTTGTTTTCTAGGATAAAACTGTATCCTAAGCATTATTACGTGGGAAACGgcacagagaaggcagaagatCTTATTTGAGAAACATGAGAACAAAATTTGCTTAATTGTTTTGACACCTTAAGTACTATAATAGAGAAACTATTTTCCGTTTATTTGAATTCTTGTGAATTCTTAAAGTTGGCAAAGCAGCAAGCAATGCATTGGGTTTATTATGACTAAGATTTACTGAGGATAAAGGAGGATCTTTGGGAATTACATTAAAGCTGACAAATGCACAAAACTTCTGAAATCTTCACCAGAAATAAAGTACTCCAAACATTAACAACAGCTGTTGAAACTGTCCACTCTTGACAGCTAAGgcttttttcatgcattttaaataatgaggAAGTTGGTTCATGAATTTGATTTCAAAAAGACTGTTAAGAAACACTTCCACTTACCCAAAGGGTCTCTGAATGAAGGCTGGATGTAGTTGCTGCACACCTATGgtaaaacctaaaaaaaaaccattcagaaaaaaagaaatattaacgAATGGCATCCACTATACCATTCAACTCATTCTATAGAGGCATAATTACAACTCAGACCACACGTACATGGATTTTATCTGCTATGCATGTGAGCAAATTCAGAGCCCCATTTAGAAGCAAGTTAATTTTCATATGCGTGTGTGATATGCTCGAGGACCAGATGGGAATTCAGATTAAAGAACAACGTGAAAGTTGAACAGACAATGGGGTATAATGCCTTACTTTACACACCGGGTACTGCGGTCGTTAAACCAAAAGGCAGAATGATGAAATGGATCTTACTGTTAATACCGACGCGACGAAGAGGAtaacaggaaaacagattaGCCGGGGAAGCAGACAGCTTTAACTCAGTTATATGAACTTAGGTGCTTAACACTAGTCTAACAGGTACGAGTAAGAAGATACAGAAGAGAGGTAACCGGACTACGCAGTGTCTTCAGTCAACAATCAGAACCATGAGGGATAAGCACGCATCATCAGATCAGATGAATCCAGCCCGAGTAACTCGCTTCCTCGTCTTACAAGTTATTCTAATAGATTGAGACGGGATCTCCTGGATGCCTCACCAGTTTGAATACTCCTTGGTTTTGCTCCCAAATAGGCCAGGttcacatttgctttcctgccaTCAATGATGGGGTTTGGGTCTTTGCACGCTCTTTCAGCTGCGGCTCTGTCCGCCATGGTCACCTGGAATTAAGCACAGCCTTGTTTGTAGCAACAGCACTTTGTAAACACTCCGGCAACAGGCACTAAGCGGAGTTTATCTATTGTTCTGTTTTGAATCAGGAGCTGAACTCCGCTTCGTGCCGCCCCACTTGCACAGCAAGATGGGACGGGCTCCTGGGGACTCGACAGAAAAGAGGGCTCCCCCCTCGCCAAGTTACTCCTTTGGGCTTACACCAGTTGTTTTCCCTTGCctttccacctcctcccccgggctttttttaagaagttggTGAGCTAGTCCCAAAACTCCCCGAAGCAGAGgcagctcgggggggggggggggggggctggcagcgaGGGTCCGCGCTCCCGAGGGCACCGCAGCTCGACCGCCCAGAAACCCGCAACGGGATCgggggaaggaggtgctgaAAGGAACGGCACGACCCCGGCCGGTACCGGGAGTTTTTCCTCCCGGGGTCCCCCAcaccccgctcccgcccgcACAGCGCACagcctccccccggccccggcgacCACCGCTCCGCCGGCccggagccgggggggggggggtccgcaGCCAAGCCCCCTTCGCCGGGGaccgctgggggggggggggggggggaatggcagccccggcgggggagcggagcggggccgggggcggggggagaacCGCCGACGCACGGAGCGGCACTTACAAAGCCGTATCCCCGGGATTTGCCGGTCTGCCGGTCGGTGATGACCACCGCCTCCTCGATGTCCCCGAAGACCTCGAAGTACTTCCTGAGGGAGGAGTCGGTGGTGTGGTAGGGCAGCCCCCCGACGAAGATCTTGGTGAAGGTGGTGTCCTTCTGCACGGTGTGCATGGTGCCGGGCGCGGCCGGCCCTAGCCGGCATCcaccccgcgccgccgccggctcgACGAGAAGAAactccccccccaccaccaccaacaaccCCCGCtccgagccccccccccccccccgcacggACGGCCGAAGAGGAGCGGAGCGGCGGCTGCGGTCCCCggttggggcggggggcgggggaaaCCTACAGCCGGTTCATGGCCGCGCTTTGTCCCGGGAGCGCGGGCGGCGCCGCCGCACCCTCCCGCCGGTACCGGTGAGTagcggccgcccgccgccgccgccgcctttgtagggccgcgcccgccccgccccgccccgccccgccgcgcagGGGCGCTCGGGGCGCGTAGtccggccccgcgcccgcccgggCACCCGCCGCGGCCCTGCCGGtgggcggccccggcccggccgtggtgtgtgtgtgtgtggggtcAGTCCCGCTACGTCGGCGGGTCCCGGGCGCtgcccactcccccccccccccccccaacgccGGTCCAGCAGCGGAGCCGCTTTGTCC of Aquila chrysaetos chrysaetos chromosome 3, bAquChr1.4, whole genome shotgun sequence contains these proteins:
- the RBM38 gene encoding RNA-binding protein 38; translation: MHTVQKDTTFTKIFVGGLPYHTTDSSLRKYFEVFGDIEEAVVITDRQTGKSRGYGFVTMADRAAAERACKDPNPIIDGRKANVNLAYLGAKPRSIQTGFTIGVQQLHPAFIQRPFGLTPHYVYPQAIIQPSVVIPTPVQSITSPYIDYTAASQAYSQYTTAAYDQYPYAASPAAGFVGYGYTGAVQPPITASNPAAPATAFVQYQPQQLQPDRMQ